CCACGGCCCCGCCGGCCTCCACCACCCAGAAGCAGGAGTCGGGCGCCCGCATGTAGGAGCTGTCGATGTCGCAGAGGTCGGTGATCAGCGCCTCCTGGACGTACGCCGTGCTGAAGGAGCGCATCACGGGCCAGGTGGCCGCCAGCACCAGCGCCACGGCAGCTAatgccagcagccagctgccGGCCATGGCACGCACGGCTGAGAACAgggccagcagccccagctgcacccGCGTGGAGCGCAGCATGTGGCGGTAGATGGCCGGGGCGTGCTCGATGATGCCACGGGCAAACAGGGAGCGCACGGCATCGTAGTCCTCGTCGCGGTACAGCCGGATGCGGTAGGGAGCCATGGGCACCGGGGGCTGCAATGCAGAACCGGGCAGtggttggggttggggggttggagctggaagggaccttcataGAAGCCAAaggatggtttgagttggaagggaccttcaaaggcCATCGGGTCCCACCCCAGCACAAAGAACAGGGGCACCCACAGGTCCGTCAGGCACTCAGAGCtcgtccagcctgacctgaaTGTCACCCATGATGGGGCACCACCAGCTCTCTGGGGAACCTGCACCTCACCACAAGCGCTTGGAGCAGCCcgagctcagggctggagctgcagccggCACGGGGGGGGCCTGGAGAAGCTCCCCCTGCCATCCCCACGTTGGGAcgcaggaggaggcagcagggcCCGGGCGGCACGGAGCCCAGTGCTGGGACGAGGGGGGAGCGGCGCTGCCCAGGCAGGAGCTGGCGGTGACGGCGGGGGGCAAAGGGGCACGGGGAGGGATGCGGGCACCGCAGGATTGCACGGGGGTCaaaggggcagagcagaggcagcccGCACCGAAACCAGCACGGAGCTGCCGGGCTCCGTCGGGGGGGCTGAGCCGCTTCGGTGCGGGGCGCTCAGAGCGTGCTGAGGTCGGGTAACCCGCGGCCGGGGGCGGAGCCGTGGATGCCGCAGCCCCCGGGGTCCCGCTGGGGGTTCGGGGGTCGCCGTGCCCAGCTTTCCCCTACCGGAGAGTCCGCAGACGGACCCGCGTTTCTCTCTACTCCGCCGCCCCCCGTGGGACCCGCACGGTGTTTGCGTGGCTCCGCGCAGCCCCAGCgccgtcccgccccgccgccccgctcccttttccctcccccctcccgcAGCCGTTCCGCTCCCCCTCCGCTTGCGGGAGGCGGCAGCGCGGCTCTTACCGGTGCGCAGGGCCGGGCAGTGCCGGGCCCACAGCGCCGGGCCCGCAGCACCGAGCCGGGCCCGCAGCCCCGCGAGCAGCCGGGATTCCGCAGCGCCC
This DNA window, taken from Excalfactoria chinensis isolate bCotChi1 chromosome 4, bCotChi1.hap2, whole genome shotgun sequence, encodes the following:
- the LOC140251691 gene encoding putative N-acetyltransferase 8B yields the protein MAPYRIRLYRDEDYDAVRSLFARGIIEHAPAIYRHMLRSTRVQLGLLALFSAVRAMAGSWLLALAAVALVLAATWPVMRSFSTAYVQEALITDLCDIDSSYMRAPDSCFWVVEAGGAVVGMVAVAPPQDPAQRGEALELKRMSVSKEHRGHGISKALCGEVLRFAQARGYRAVMLYTSIVQVVAQRLYESQGFRKVGASSPSLFASLVSFQIFQYRCELPGRP